Proteins from a genomic interval of Paenibacillus lentus:
- the istA gene encoding IS21 family transposase has protein sequence MLKMPQQDYIRFLREVEGCSVNEIAERVGVHWRTAKKYADQTNWNVSVAKRKSRSPVMGAFMEIVDTWLEEDRLLPRKQRHTGVRIFQRLRDEHQFTGGQRTVLAYVQKRKSEMELERAKTYERLEHPPGEAQVDFTTLEVSQGHQMLTYKLLVMSFPHSNAAFVYPTPAENQECFLEAMKQCFEQMGGVPQRIWFDNLSAAVVHIEKGGERQLTEGFLRFCAHYRFEAVFCNPYSGHEKGHVENKCGYSKRNWAVPIPIYENHEQLVAYFAEQATQDHQRKHYAQNRRIADLWEDDRRKLLTLPEHGFDAFRLAAAVVNKYGEIRIEDTTIPLLGMVAPGSEVLIQTFWDRLVILNGHHQKIREVPRPYTGRTADVPWSKVFSGWLRKPRSVTHSQFLRMLPETLHVYVTVKDLAERKERLQALLHWSDVYTIEQIQEAIALLGQDAAVSRVTGILGMKYGSRDLPITWEEKLSPPGTRLEGSLERYDQLVGVS, from the coding sequence ATGTTGAAAATGCCTCAACAAGACTATATCAGATTTCTACGCGAAGTAGAAGGCTGTTCTGTAAATGAAATAGCTGAACGTGTGGGGGTTCATTGGCGAACAGCAAAAAAATATGCCGATCAAACTAACTGGAATGTATCTGTGGCCAAACGAAAAAGTAGAAGTCCAGTCATGGGGGCATTTATGGAGATTGTCGATACGTGGTTGGAAGAGGACCGCTTGCTCCCCCGAAAGCAACGTCATACAGGTGTACGCATTTTTCAAAGGTTACGTGACGAACATCAATTTACAGGCGGACAACGTACAGTGCTAGCCTATGTGCAGAAACGAAAGAGTGAAATGGAACTGGAACGTGCCAAAACGTATGAACGACTAGAACATCCGCCTGGAGAGGCTCAAGTCGACTTTACGACCCTTGAGGTAAGCCAAGGGCACCAAATGCTTACATATAAACTTCTGGTGATGTCTTTCCCGCATAGCAACGCTGCATTCGTTTATCCGACACCGGCGGAAAATCAGGAATGCTTCTTAGAAGCGATGAAGCAATGCTTCGAACAGATGGGCGGTGTTCCTCAGCGGATATGGTTCGACAACCTGTCTGCCGCCGTCGTGCATATCGAGAAAGGAGGCGAGCGGCAATTAACCGAAGGCTTTCTGCGATTCTGTGCCCATTACCGGTTTGAAGCTGTCTTCTGCAATCCGTATAGCGGTCATGAAAAGGGGCATGTGGAAAATAAATGCGGCTACTCTAAGAGGAACTGGGCCGTCCCCATTCCCATCTATGAAAACCATGAACAACTTGTCGCGTATTTCGCTGAGCAGGCAACTCAAGATCACCAGCGTAAGCATTATGCTCAAAACCGCCGAATCGCTGATCTGTGGGAGGATGACCGACGTAAGCTCCTTACATTGCCGGAGCATGGATTTGATGCTTTTCGCTTGGCTGCTGCGGTAGTCAATAAGTACGGGGAAATTCGGATTGAAGATACGACGATTCCGTTACTAGGAATGGTTGCGCCAGGTAGCGAGGTGCTGATCCAAACGTTCTGGGATCGTCTGGTTATCCTGAACGGTCACCACCAGAAGATTCGGGAGGTGCCTAGACCTTACACGGGACGAACGGCGGACGTTCCGTGGTCGAAAGTATTTAGCGGATGGTTGAGAAAACCGCGCAGTGTTACACATTCGCAGTTCCTTCGCATGCTGCCGGAGACACTGCACGTGTATGTGACGGTGAAGGATCTGGCTGAGCGAAAAGAGCGCCTTCAGGCGCTGTTGCACTGGAGCGATGTGTACACCATAGAACAGATCCAAGAGGCAATCGCTTTGCTAGGCCAGGATGCGGCAGTTTCCCGCGTCACGGGTATCCTTGGTATGAAATATGGAAGCCGAGACTTGCCCATTACGTGGGAGGAGAAGCTGTCGCCCCCGGGAACTCGTTTGGAGGGCTCTCTTGAGCGCTACGACCAGCTTGTGGGGGTGAGCTAA
- a CDS encoding DUF4279 domain-containing protein translates to MNLKGNCTISFIDSSLTMDEIHNILKITPTKIITKGQVISEAINKNADSNKWMYKEVLNEGEEPSEVITRLLNQLQKENIQRITQTCNDAVIGLYLNSEYGQMGFELSTENITILSELKIRLEVHILSLGKVD, encoded by the coding sequence TTGAATCTAAAAGGTAATTGCACGATTAGTTTTATTGATAGCTCGCTAACTATGGACGAAATACATAACATACTAAAGATAACCCCTACAAAAATTATTACAAAAGGACAAGTCATTAGTGAAGCAATTAATAAAAATGCTGATTCAAATAAGTGGATGTATAAAGAAGTTTTAAATGAGGGAGAGGAGCCTTCCGAAGTAATCACAAGACTTCTCAATCAGCTACAAAAAGAAAACATACAACGCATTACACAAACCTGTAATGATGCTGTTATAGGATTATATCTTAACTCTGAGTATGGACAAATGGGATTTGAGCTATCCACAGAGAACATTACAATATTATCTGAATTAAAGATACGGTTAGAGGTTCATATACTTTCTTTGGGTAAGGTTGATTAG
- a CDS encoding DUF6061 family protein, protein MQLRACHYDDNSDILTVVDSDGIIYRYHCYEIENSMEMHTAARSRLRWLKEIEPYAFAELVFQRDMRQFA, encoded by the coding sequence ATTCAGCTTCGAGCATGTCATTATGATGACAATAGCGACATATTAACAGTTGTTGATTCAGACGGGATAATCTACCGCTATCATTGCTATGAAATTGAAAACTCAATGGAAATGCACACAGCGGCGCGTTCCCGTCTAAGATGGTTAAAGGAAATTGAACCATATGCATTTGCTGAGCTTGTCTTTCAACGCGATATGAGGCAATTTGCCTAG
- a CDS encoding DUF6809 family protein, producing the protein MKTILEAMYRGQIHPDEVIVPSQPEYRTVSHQVAAQTEQWRERLGEEVFRELEEYFDLCDSVDSMHVEAAFLHGFKLGANLLIEVMSNREELVPNSASSMSL; encoded by the coding sequence ATGAAAACCATTTTGGAAGCCATGTACCGTGGTCAAATTCACCCCGATGAGGTGATTGTTCCGTCTCAGCCGGAATACCGTACTGTAAGCCATCAGGTGGCTGCACAGACGGAGCAATGGCGTGAGCGATTAGGTGAGGAAGTATTTCGTGAGCTAGAGGAATATTTTGACCTGTGCGACAGTGTAGATAGTATGCATGTAGAAGCTGCCTTTCTCCATGGATTCAAGCTTGGAGCGAACTTGCTCATCGAGGTAATGAGCAACAGAGAGGAACTAGTTCCTAATTCAGCTTCGAGCATGTCATTATGA
- a CDS encoding ribbon-helix-helix protein, CopG family produces the protein MSSKKMGRPPSDKPKNKTIEIRVDQETMSKLDASAEKLNTSRSAIVRKGIEKVYDELQK, from the coding sequence ATGTCCTCCAAAAAGATGGGGCGTCCTCCATCTGACAAACCCAAAAACAAAACGATTGAGATACGTGTCGATCAGGAAACTATGAGCAAGCTTGATGCTTCTGCCGAAAAGTTGAATACGTCACGATCTGCAATTGTCCGCAAAGGGATTGAAAAGGTGTATGACGAGCTCCAAAAATAA
- a CDS encoding ATP-dependent nuclease, with product MKLSKFTIRNYKGIKELTVNVENISIIIGPNNCCKSTVLQALKQFGSSDKKLDIKYYNNHDTSNPISFHATFIDISEEEAAMHGLRASMHEATESFIVRAVYNFGEDVKRLSKTVGEPTHDLDDEGWLGKMGGGNNASHFVNIFPEVIYIPAVKNASDEIKATSDNIKTLTTLYKEVIHSLEEYTEAETKTKALQDKINQHDNEKINYFESEIQSFLTDVTSTKVNFKVNVQPLAEFVSTSVNPLFNYNGIETELDFQGNGVQRTFIVSILKGFRKYKSKYATETKEQALFRRQLIIAIEEPELYLHPQIARIFKDTLYSLADDNYFQVIATSHSPNFIDLSKPNRTLAKVSLNSDKIVCIHQVDSDIYGLPDDEKSRFQALLKFNPHVNEAFFADQVILVEGDTEVVTLRLIGEKLAQEGYLDLDVFNRTTVVNCSGKPTMYVVMNVLNNFGVKYTVIHDFDITEVNAKGDRRSPAALKAVLTINHKLEYLAGLRNNGRFVFQHTFEAEMPHDYEKGSSKSFSAYEYINPKSIGELPLGLIDIIKSAFGLALSTPLDHSNNTLLPRYERASWTELNQAISEWEEPKVEEFVRCYWIE from the coding sequence ATGAAATTATCCAAGTTTACGATAAGAAATTATAAAGGTATCAAGGAGTTAACTGTAAATGTTGAAAATATATCAATCATTATAGGTCCAAACAATTGTTGTAAAAGTACTGTGCTACAAGCATTAAAACAATTTGGCAGCTCTGATAAGAAATTGGATATAAAGTACTACAATAATCATGATACCAGTAATCCTATTTCTTTTCATGCAACGTTCATTGATATTTCAGAAGAGGAGGCTGCCATGCATGGGCTAAGAGCTTCAATGCATGAAGCAACAGAAAGCTTTATTGTAAGAGCAGTATATAATTTTGGAGAAGATGTTAAGCGGTTATCGAAAACGGTTGGAGAACCAACTCACGATTTAGATGACGAAGGATGGTTGGGAAAAATGGGCGGGGGCAATAACGCGTCTCATTTTGTTAATATTTTCCCTGAGGTAATTTACATTCCTGCTGTAAAAAATGCTAGCGATGAAATAAAAGCCACATCAGATAATATTAAAACATTAACCACACTCTATAAAGAGGTTATTCATTCATTAGAGGAGTACACAGAAGCAGAAACAAAAACAAAGGCGCTACAAGACAAGATCAATCAGCATGATAATGAGAAAATAAATTATTTCGAGTCCGAAATCCAAAGTTTTTTAACAGATGTTACGTCAACTAAGGTAAATTTCAAAGTCAACGTTCAGCCTCTTGCTGAGTTTGTCAGTACATCTGTCAATCCATTATTTAATTATAATGGAATTGAGACGGAACTTGATTTTCAAGGTAATGGAGTCCAAAGAACTTTTATTGTTTCGATTTTGAAGGGTTTTCGTAAATACAAAAGCAAATATGCTACTGAGACTAAAGAACAGGCCTTGTTCAGACGGCAATTAATTATTGCGATTGAAGAACCTGAGTTATATTTGCATCCCCAGATTGCAAGGATTTTTAAAGATACTCTATATTCATTAGCCGATGATAATTACTTCCAGGTTATCGCTACTTCACACTCTCCCAATTTTATTGATCTTTCTAAGCCTAATAGAACTTTAGCTAAAGTATCGCTAAATAGTGACAAGATAGTTTGTATTCATCAAGTGGATTCAGACATTTACGGTTTGCCAGATGATGAAAAATCAAGATTTCAAGCGCTTTTAAAATTTAACCCACATGTGAATGAAGCATTTTTTGCTGATCAAGTTATTTTAGTTGAAGGCGATACTGAAGTTGTGACGCTACGGCTTATTGGAGAGAAACTTGCACAAGAAGGATATTTAGACTTAGATGTATTTAATAGAACAACCGTAGTAAATTGCTCTGGAAAACCAACAATGTATGTAGTAATGAATGTACTTAATAATTTTGGAGTTAAGTATACCGTCATACATGATTTTGACATTACTGAAGTAAATGCAAAAGGAGATAGAAGAAGTCCTGCTGCGCTGAAAGCTGTTCTAACTATCAATCACAAGCTGGAATATTTAGCGGGGTTAAGAAATAATGGTCGATTTGTATTTCAACATACTTTTGAAGCCGAAATGCCACACGATTATGAGAAAGGTTCTTCAAAATCATTCTCAGCTTATGAATACATAAATCCTAAATCAATTGGTGAGTTACCTCTCGGACTAATCGACATTATTAAGTCAGCCTTTGGCTTGGCGTTAAGTACCCCTTTGGATCATTCTAATAATACCTTGCTTCCACGTTATGAAAGGGCTTCTTGGACAGAATTGAATCAAGCCATTTCCGAGTGGGAGGAACCAAAAGTGGAGGAGTTTGTAAGATGCTATTGGATAGAGTGA